The Aureimonas mangrovi genome includes a region encoding these proteins:
- a CDS encoding TfoX/Sxy family protein: protein MMDEEHLRDLFASLSDVRIRRMFGGQGIYSGETIVALVIRDRLYLKTDEATQPFFENEGCERWTYAREGKGAVAMPYHAAPESVFDDPDDMALWAERALQAGLAARKTPRRSSARRSRK from the coding sequence ATGATGGACGAAGAGCATCTTCGCGATCTCTTCGCTTCACTTTCCGATGTCCGTATCCGCCGAATGTTCGGCGGGCAGGGCATCTACAGCGGCGAAACCATCGTTGCGCTCGTCATCCGCGACCGCCTTTATCTGAAGACCGACGAGGCGACGCAGCCCTTCTTCGAAAATGAGGGCTGCGAGCGGTGGACCTATGCCCGCGAGGGAAAGGGCGCCGTCGCGATGCCCTATCACGCAGCGCCTGAAAGCGTCTTTGACGACCCGGACGACATGGCGCTCTGGGCCGAGCGCGCCCTTCAAGCCGGGCTTGCCGCACGAAAAACGCCGCGGCGTTCAAGCGCGCGGCGTTCGCGAAAGTAG
- the sufA gene encoding Fe-S cluster assembly scaffold SufA, which produces MGRFSVLTMTDAAASRVNAIVAGKGGDALGIRVGVKKGGCAGMEYTIDLATNSKPGEDQVERDGARVFVAPEAVLFLLGTEMDYEETVLRSGFTFRNPNQTSACGCGESVELQKADLDALAAAQA; this is translated from the coding sequence ATGGGCCGTTTCTCCGTTCTGACAATGACCGACGCCGCGGCCAGCCGCGTCAACGCGATCGTGGCCGGCAAAGGCGGCGATGCGCTCGGCATCCGTGTCGGCGTCAAGAAGGGTGGCTGCGCGGGGATGGAATACACGATCGACCTCGCGACCAATTCCAAGCCGGGCGAGGATCAGGTGGAACGCGACGGCGCGCGCGTCTTCGTCGCGCCCGAGGCAGTTCTTTTCCTGCTCGGCACCGAAATGGACTACGAAGAGACGGTGCTGCGCTCCGGGTTCACCTTCCGCAATCCGAACCAGACGTCGGCCTGCGGCTGTGGCGAATCGGTGGAACTGCAGAAAGCCGACCTCGACGCGCTGGCGGCCGCTCAGGCCTGA
- a CDS encoding SUF system Fe-S cluster assembly protein translates to MSDDIATANVAMAQGGATDSAIPAEELARLTDDIVAALKTVYDPEIPADIYELGLIYKIDIDDDRNVDVQMTLTAPGCPVAGEMPIWVENAVSSVEGIQAARVELVFDPPWTPERMSEEAQVAVGWF, encoded by the coding sequence ATGAGCGACGATATTGCGACGGCGAACGTGGCGATGGCGCAGGGCGGCGCTACCGACTCTGCGATCCCGGCCGAAGAACTGGCGCGCCTGACCGACGATATCGTCGCCGCGCTGAAGACCGTCTACGACCCCGAGATCCCGGCCGACATCTACGAGCTCGGCCTGATCTACAAGATCGACATCGACGACGACCGAAACGTCGACGTGCAGATGACGCTCACCGCGCCCGGTTGCCCGGTGGCCGGCGAGATGCCGATCTGGGTCGAGAACGCGGTGTCGTCGGTCGAGGGTATTCAGGCGGCTCGTGTGGAACTCGTATTCGATCCTCCTTGGACGCCCGAGCGTATGAGCGAGGAAGCGCAGGTGGCGGTCGGCTGGTTCTGA
- a CDS encoding cysteine desulfurase — protein MDDQTRPYDVEAIRRDFPILSTQVYGKPLVYLDSGASAQKPKAVLDAIQSAYANDYSNVHRGLHYLSNRATDAFEAARETVRAFLNAGGAEEIVFTRSATEAINLVAYGYGMPEIGEGDEIVLTIMEHHSNIVPWHFIRERQGAKLIFVPVEDDGSISVEAFERAITPRTKLVAMTHMSNVLGTVTPVKEVTALAHSRGIPVLVDGSQGAVHLTVDVQDLDCDFYVFTGHKVYGPTGIGVLYGKAEMLRRMRPFNGGGEMIVDVSEDAITYADPPHRFEAGTPPIVQAIGLGAALDYMREVGRDAIRAHEESLRDYAHERLRAINALRIYGDAPGKGAIVSFDLEGIHAHDVSMVIDREGVAVRAGTHCAQPLLKRFGATSTCRASFGMYNTKAEVDRLAEALEKARRFFA, from the coding sequence ATGGACGATCAGACGAGACCATACGATGTCGAGGCGATCCGCCGCGACTTCCCGATTTTGTCGACGCAGGTCTACGGCAAGCCGCTCGTCTATCTCGACAGCGGCGCCTCGGCGCAAAAGCCGAAGGCGGTTCTGGATGCGATCCAGAGCGCCTACGCGAACGACTATTCGAACGTCCATCGCGGGCTACACTATCTCTCGAACCGCGCGACGGATGCGTTCGAAGCCGCGCGCGAGACGGTGCGCGCGTTCCTGAATGCGGGTGGCGCCGAGGAGATCGTCTTCACGCGATCGGCGACCGAGGCGATCAACCTCGTCGCATACGGCTACGGCATGCCGGAGATCGGCGAGGGCGATGAGATCGTCCTCACGATCATGGAGCACCACTCCAACATCGTGCCCTGGCACTTCATCCGGGAGCGGCAGGGTGCGAAGCTCATCTTTGTGCCGGTCGAGGACGACGGTTCGATTTCGGTCGAGGCTTTCGAACGGGCGATCACGCCTCGCACGAAGCTCGTCGCCATGACGCACATGTCGAACGTTCTCGGCACGGTGACGCCGGTCAAGGAGGTGACGGCGCTGGCGCATTCGCGCGGCATTCCCGTTCTCGTCGACGGCAGCCAGGGGGCCGTGCACCTTACGGTCGACGTCCAGGATCTCGACTGCGACTTCTACGTCTTCACCGGCCACAAGGTGTACGGCCCGACGGGGATCGGCGTCCTCTACGGCAAGGCGGAGATGCTGCGGCGCATGCGCCCCTTCAACGGCGGCGGCGAGATGATCGTCGACGTCAGCGAGGATGCGATCACCTATGCCGATCCGCCGCACCGTTTCGAGGCCGGCACGCCGCCGATCGTCCAGGCGATCGGGCTGGGCGCCGCTCTCGATTACATGCGGGAGGTCGGCCGGGATGCGATCCGTGCGCATGAAGAGTCCCTTCGGGACTATGCGCACGAACGGTTGCGCGCCATCAACGCGCTGCGCATCTACGGGGATGCGCCCGGCAAGGGGGCCATCGTCTCCTTCGACCTCGAAGGCATCCATGCACACGACGTGTCGATGGTGATCGACCGCGAGGGCGTCGCGGTGCGTGCCGGCACCCATTGCGCGCAGCCGCTGTTGAAGCGCTTCGGCGCAACCTCTACATGCCGAGCGTCCTTCGGCATGTACAACACGAAAGCGGAGGTCGACCGCCTGGCGGAAGCGCTTGAGAAGGCGCGGCGGTTCTTCGCCTGA
- the sufD gene encoding Fe-S cluster assembly protein SufD has protein sequence MSLTNKTVTTPVETALVERAEASGAVADAGRKDAIEALRAYGLPNRRVEAWHYTDLRALMGRVPAAAGAEAPATSFLTPFLPHSLVVELGAEPAGNDAHPGLAIARGDGAADWRETANHLDREVDTIRVVNAALGATGTAIKVAAGADVDTPIELRPEPRAEGAHGYATLNIGTRAKAVVVERAAPGAAGAVSSTVSSVELEEGAEILWIVVQEKGTDETHLGQLNVRLGADSKLRLFVLNAGGAVVRQEIHAETVGEGADIQIRGVNLLQSGQHVDVTSTLYHNVAHTTSTEVFRNVVTGGHSVFQGMIRVAKGAQKTDAKLACNSLLLSDEGDFSAKPELEIFADDVVCGHGATAGEINADHLFYLMSRGIPEHMARALLVKAFVDEVVEEIEHEAAVEALEARIDAWLAVERPAQQQTAA, from the coding sequence ATGTCCCTGACGAACAAGACCGTGACGACGCCGGTTGAGACGGCACTCGTCGAGCGCGCGGAGGCGAGCGGTGCGGTGGCCGATGCGGGCCGCAAGGACGCGATCGAGGCGCTGCGCGCCTATGGTCTGCCGAACCGCCGGGTCGAGGCGTGGCACTACACGGATCTGCGCGCGCTGATGGGCCGCGTGCCGGCGGCCGCCGGCGCCGAGGCGCCTGCCACGAGTTTCCTGACGCCGTTCCTGCCGCACAGCCTCGTCGTCGAACTGGGCGCCGAGCCTGCGGGCAACGACGCTCATCCGGGCCTGGCCATCGCGCGCGGTGACGGCGCGGCCGACTGGCGCGAGACGGCCAATCACCTCGACCGCGAGGTCGACACGATCCGCGTCGTCAACGCGGCGCTGGGCGCCACCGGCACGGCGATCAAGGTTGCGGCCGGAGCCGATGTCGACACGCCGATCGAACTGCGCCCGGAGCCGCGTGCCGAAGGCGCGCACGGCTACGCGACGTTGAACATTGGCACCAGGGCCAAGGCCGTCGTCGTCGAGCGCGCGGCGCCTGGCGCTGCCGGCGCCGTCTCCTCGACCGTCAGCTCCGTCGAACTCGAAGAGGGTGCGGAGATCCTCTGGATCGTCGTTCAGGAGAAGGGCACGGACGAGACGCATCTCGGTCAGCTGAACGTTCGTCTCGGCGCTGATTCGAAGCTGCGGCTCTTCGTGCTCAATGCTGGCGGTGCGGTCGTGCGACAGGAGATCCACGCCGAGACGGTCGGCGAGGGTGCCGACATCCAGATCCGCGGCGTGAACCTCCTCCAGTCCGGCCAGCATGTGGACGTGACCTCGACGCTGTACCACAACGTCGCGCACACCACCTCGACCGAGGTCTTCCGCAACGTCGTCACCGGCGGGCATAGCGTGTTCCAAGGCATGATCCGGGTGGCGAAGGGCGCGCAGAAGACTGACGCGAAGCTCGCCTGCAACTCGCTGCTTCTGTCGGACGAGGGCGATTTCTCGGCTAAACCAGAACTCGAGATCTTCGCCGACGACGTGGTGTGTGGTCACGGCGCGACGGCGGGCGAGATCAACGCCGATCACCTCTTCTACCTGATGAGCCGGGGCATTCCCGAGCACATGGCGCGCGCGCTGCTGGTGAAGGCCTTCGTCGACGAGGTGGTCGAGGAGATCGAGCACGAGGCGGCGGTCGAAGCGCTGGAAGCGCGCATCGACGCGTGGCTCGCGGTGGAGCGCCCGGCGCAGCAGCAGACGGCGGCCTGA
- the sufC gene encoding Fe-S cluster assembly ATPase SufC has translation MLEIRNLHARVADTETEILRGLDLTVEDGEVAAIMGPNGSGKSTLSYIIAGREDYEVTGGDILYNGDSILEMDAAERAASGVFLAFQYPLEIPGVATMTFLKTALNSQRKARGEAELTTPDFMRRVKASAADLKIDADMLKRPLNVGFSGGEKKRAEILQMALLEPKLCVMDETDSGLDIDALKIVADGVNALRSPERSFLVITHYQRLLDYIVPDKVHVLYKGRIIKSGDKNLALQLENEGYAQIIGEAA, from the coding sequence ATGCTGGAAATCCGTAACCTCCACGCGCGCGTCGCGGACACTGAAACCGAGATCCTGCGTGGCCTCGACCTGACGGTCGAAGATGGCGAGGTTGCCGCGATCATGGGGCCGAACGGCTCCGGCAAGTCCACGCTGTCCTACATCATCGCAGGCCGCGAGGACTACGAGGTCACCGGTGGCGACATCCTCTACAACGGCGATTCGATCCTCGAGATGGACGCCGCCGAACGCGCTGCCTCGGGCGTCTTCCTCGCCTTCCAGTATCCGCTGGAGATTCCGGGCGTCGCCACGATGACGTTCCTGAAGACGGCGCTGAACTCGCAGCGCAAGGCGCGCGGCGAAGCCGAACTGACGACGCCGGACTTCATGCGCCGCGTGAAGGCTTCGGCGGCCGATCTCAAGATCGACGCCGATATGCTCAAGCGTCCGCTCAATGTCGGCTTCTCCGGTGGCGAGAAGAAGCGCGCCGAGATTCTGCAGATGGCGCTTCTGGAGCCAAAGCTCTGCGTCATGGACGAGACCGATTCCGGCCTCGACATCGACGCGCTGAAGATCGTGGCGGACGGCGTGAATGCGCTGCGCTCGCCCGAGCGCTCCTTCCTCGTCATCACGCACTATCAGCGCCTGCTGGACTACATCGTGCCGGACAAGGTCCACGTCCTCTACAAGGGGCGGATCATCAAGTCGGGCGACAAGAATCTCGCGCTGCAGCTCGAAAACGAAGGCTACGCGCAGATCATCGGCGAGGCGGCCTGA
- a CDS encoding GFA family protein → MIEGIDVEGRCSCGAVHMTVRGHLVAMAECWCDDCQKETGGGSTRSVIVASEHVEMSGRDIGEHRRASDRGSQVVRRFCRSCGDVMMADVEDMPFSAVRLGAPDNRSFFRPQMVLFTKSAPAWAPFPEGAQLFETQPAAAD, encoded by the coding sequence ATGATCGAGGGGATCGACGTCGAAGGGCGCTGCTCCTGCGGCGCCGTTCACATGACGGTGCGCGGGCATCTCGTCGCAATGGCCGAATGCTGGTGCGACGATTGCCAGAAGGAGACCGGAGGCGGTTCAACGCGCAGCGTTATCGTGGCATCCGAGCATGTCGAGATGTCCGGCCGGGACATAGGCGAGCATCGACGTGCCTCTGATCGCGGCTCGCAGGTGGTACGCCGCTTCTGCCGCTCCTGCGGTGACGTGATGATGGCCGATGTCGAGGATATGCCCTTCAGCGCCGTGCGCCTTGGCGCGCCAGACAATCGTTCCTTCTTCCGGCCGCAAATGGTGCTCTTCACGAAATCCGCGCCGGCCTGGGCACCGTTCCCCGAGGGCGCACAACTCTTTGAAACGCAGCCCGCCGCTGCCGACTAA
- the sufB gene encoding Fe-S cluster assembly protein SufB: MPAVQETIDQVRRIDVDQYKYGFETLIEMDVAPKGLNEDIIRLISSKKNEPEWMLEWRLAAFERWKTMESPSWARLDYPEIDFQDIHYYAAPKSMSGPASLDEVDPEILRTYEKLGIPLKEQEILAGVRRADEPSTLDEDGEPTENGYGRKVAVDAVFDSVSVATTFKKELEKAGVIFMPISEALREHPELVKKYLGSVVPVSDNFFATLNSAVFTDGSFVYVPPGVRCPMELSTYFRINERNTGQFERTLIIADKGSYVSYLEGCTAPQRDENQLHAAVVELVALDDAEIKYSTVQNWYPGDKEGKGGIYNFVTKRGDCRGANSRISWTQVETGSAITWKYPSCILRGDNSRGEFYSIAVSNGRQQIDSGTKMIHLGKNTSSRIISKGISAGQSNNTYRGQVTAQRRAANARNFTQCDSLLIGEECGAHTVPYIESKNSTAQFEHEATTSKISEDQLFYCMQRGIPEEEAVALIVNGFVKDVIQQLPMEFAVEAQKLIGISLEGSVG, from the coding sequence ATGCCTGCAGTCCAGGAAACCATCGATCAGGTCCGCCGCATCGATGTCGATCAGTATAAATACGGCTTCGAGACGCTGATCGAGATGGACGTGGCCCCGAAGGGCCTGAACGAAGACATCATCCGCCTGATCTCGTCCAAGAAGAACGAGCCGGAATGGATGCTCGAATGGCGCCTGGCCGCCTTCGAGCGCTGGAAGACGATGGAGAGCCCGTCCTGGGCGCGCCTCGACTATCCCGAGATCGATTTCCAGGACATCCATTATTACGCCGCGCCGAAGTCGATGAGCGGTCCCGCCTCGCTCGACGAGGTGGATCCGGAAATCCTGCGCACCTACGAGAAGCTCGGGATCCCGCTGAAGGAGCAGGAAATCCTGGCAGGCGTGCGCCGGGCGGACGAGCCGTCGACGCTCGACGAGGACGGCGAGCCGACCGAGAACGGATACGGCCGAAAGGTCGCGGTCGATGCGGTGTTCGATTCCGTCTCGGTTGCCACGACCTTCAAGAAGGAGCTCGAGAAAGCCGGCGTGATCTTCATGCCGATCTCCGAGGCGTTGCGCGAGCACCCCGAACTCGTGAAGAAGTATCTCGGCTCGGTCGTGCCCGTGTCCGACAACTTCTTCGCCACGCTGAATTCCGCCGTCTTCACGGACGGCTCCTTCGTCTACGTGCCGCCGGGCGTCCGCTGCCCGATGGAGCTGTCGACCTATTTCCGCATCAACGAGCGCAACACCGGCCAGTTCGAGCGCACGCTGATCATCGCTGACAAGGGTTCTTACGTTTCGTATCTGGAGGGCTGCACGGCGCCCCAGCGCGACGAGAACCAGCTTCACGCCGCCGTCGTCGAGCTCGTCGCGCTCGACGATGCCGAGATCAAATACTCCACCGTCCAGAACTGGTATCCGGGCGACAAGGAAGGCAAGGGCGGCATCTACAACTTCGTCACCAAGCGCGGCGACTGCCGGGGCGCGAACTCGCGCATCTCGTGGACTCAGGTCGAGACGGGCTCGGCGATCACCTGGAAGTACCCGTCCTGCATCCTGCGCGGCGACAATTCGCGCGGAGAGTTCTACTCGATCGCGGTGTCCAACGGGCGCCAGCAGATCGACTCGGGCACGAAGATGATCCATCTCGGCAAGAACACGTCGAGCCGCATTATCTCCAAGGGCATCTCGGCCGGGCAGTCCAACAACACCTATCGCGGGCAGGTGACGGCGCAGCGCCGCGCGGCGAACGCACGCAACTTCACCCAGTGCGACTCGCTCCTGATTGGCGAAGAGTGCGGCGCGCACACCGTGCCCTACATCGAGTCCAAGAACTCGACCGCGCAGTTCGAGCATGAGGCGACGACCTCGAAGATTTCCGAGGACCAGCTGTTCTACTGCATGCAGCGCGGCATCCCCGAAGAGGAGGCCGTGGCGCTGATCGTCAACGGCTTCGTCAAGGACGTCATCCAGCAGCTTCCGATGGAATTCGCCGTCGAGGCCCAGAAGCTCATCGGCATCTCGCTCGAGGGGAGCGTGGGATGA
- a CDS encoding cysteine desulfurase family protein, which produces MSVTALCSPWHDANSRNLRMGADFEGEPTNAMTHGASRLYFDHNASAPLLPEAREALLEALDAGGNPSSVHAEGRRAHATVEHAREAVAALVGAEPACVVFTSGATEAANLALTPDWTRSGEALRRERLAVCAGDHPCLTAGGRFDPAAVEELDVDARGVIDGSMLRAWAGQGAPGLLAFALANNESGVVQPVDPVREGLAGSDTMVVVDAVQAAGRMPLHIASLGADALILSGHKIGAATGVGALVLRDEHTAPARLLRGGAQEGRLRAGTQAVAAIASFGAAARIALRRTNTERAAMLAMRERLEARLRGASPEAVFVGEGAVRLPNTLLVAAPGLRGETAQIALDLQGFAVSSGSACASGKVDVSPVLSAYARGGLAIEPALGAVRISFGFETTDAEIDAMADAIAGLLGRARAREAA; this is translated from the coding sequence ATGTCCGTGACGGCGCTATGTAGTCCGTGGCATGACGCGAATTCAAGAAATTTGCGCATGGGCGCCGATTTCGAAGGGGAGCCGACCAACGCGATGACGCACGGCGCATCCCGTTTGTATTTCGATCACAACGCCTCCGCCCCGCTTCTGCCGGAGGCGCGCGAGGCGCTGCTCGAAGCGCTTGACGCAGGCGGCAATCCGTCTTCCGTGCACGCCGAGGGGCGGCGCGCGCATGCGACCGTGGAACATGCACGTGAGGCCGTGGCCGCGCTCGTCGGCGCCGAGCCGGCTTGTGTCGTCTTCACCAGCGGCGCCACCGAGGCGGCCAATCTCGCGCTGACGCCGGACTGGACCCGCAGCGGCGAGGCTCTGCGCCGCGAAAGGCTCGCAGTGTGCGCGGGGGATCATCCCTGCCTGACGGCGGGCGGGCGCTTCGATCCGGCGGCGGTCGAGGAACTGGACGTCGATGCGCGCGGCGTGATCGATGGCTCGATGCTTCGCGCGTGGGCCGGGCAGGGCGCCCCCGGACTTCTGGCCTTCGCGCTCGCCAACAACGAAAGCGGCGTCGTCCAGCCGGTCGATCCCGTTCGAGAAGGCCTCGCCGGCTCGGACACGATGGTCGTCGTCGATGCGGTGCAGGCGGCAGGGCGCATGCCGCTCCACATCGCCTCGCTCGGCGCGGATGCGCTGATCCTTTCCGGTCACAAGATCGGCGCGGCGACGGGCGTCGGCGCCCTCGTCCTGCGGGACGAACACACCGCGCCGGCCCGGCTGTTGCGCGGAGGTGCGCAGGAAGGCCGTCTGCGCGCCGGAACGCAGGCCGTCGCCGCGATCGCGTCCTTCGGCGCGGCAGCCAGGATCGCCCTTCGGCGCACAAATACTGAGCGCGCGGCGATGCTCGCAATGCGCGAACGGCTGGAGGCTCGTCTGCGAGGCGCGTCGCCTGAGGCGGTCTTCGTTGGCGAGGGCGCCGTGCGCCTGCCGAACACCCTGCTCGTCGCCGCGCCCGGCCTTCGCGGCGAAACCGCGCAGATCGCGCTCGACCTGCAGGGCTTCGCCGTCTCGTCCGGCTCGGCTTGCGCGTCGGGCAAGGTAGACGTCAGCCCCGTCCTGTCCGCCTACGCCCGAGGCGGACTCGCGATCGAGCCTGCGCTCGGCGCTGTCCGCATCAGTTTCGGCTTCGAGACGACAGACGCCGAGATCGATGCTATGGCCGACGCCATCGCGGGCCTGCTTGGCAGAGCGCGTGCGAGAGAGGCCGCATGA
- a CDS encoding alpha/beta hydrolase codes for MPEVIFNGPAGRIEGRYQAAKEKNAPIAIVLHPHPRFGGTMNNQIVYQLFYMFQERGFTTLRFNFRGIGRSQGEFDHGAGELSDAAAALDWVQALHPDSKNCWVAGYSFGAWIGMQLLMRRPEIEGFMSISPQPNSYDFSFLAPCPSSGLIIHGEKDRVAPPKDVQTLVEKLKTQKGILITQKTIEGANHFFSDHMPELMAECADYLDRRLVGELTPGAQPKRLK; via the coding sequence ATGCCCGAAGTCATCTTCAACGGCCCGGCTGGGCGCATCGAGGGCCGCTATCAGGCGGCGAAGGAAAAGAACGCCCCGATCGCCATCGTCCTGCATCCGCATCCGCGCTTCGGCGGGACGATGAACAACCAGATCGTCTACCAGCTCTTTTACATGTTCCAGGAGCGAGGCTTCACCACGCTGCGCTTCAACTTCCGCGGCATCGGCCGCAGCCAGGGCGAGTTCGACCACGGGGCGGGCGAACTGTCGGACGCGGCCGCCGCGCTCGACTGGGTGCAGGCGCTCCACCCCGACTCCAAGAACTGCTGGGTGGCCGGATATTCCTTCGGCGCCTGGATCGGCATGCAACTCCTGATGCGCCGTCCGGAGATCGAGGGCTTCATGTCGATCTCGCCGCAGCCCAATTCCTACGACTTCTCCTTCCTCGCCCCCTGCCCGTCCTCGGGCCTCATCATCCACGGCGAGAAGGACCGGGTGGCGCCGCCGAAGGACGTCCAGACGCTGGTCGAGAAGCTGAAGACGCAGAAGGGCATCCTCATCACCCAGAAGACGATCGAGGGCGCGAACCACTTCTTTTCCGATCACATGCCCGAACTGATGGCGGAGTGCGCGGACTATCTCGACCGGCGCCTTGTCGGCGAGCTGACGCCCGGCGCTCAGCCCAAGCGCCTGAAATAG